The proteins below come from a single Plantactinospora sp. KBS50 genomic window:
- a CDS encoding bifunctional 2-polyprenyl-6-hydroxyphenol methylase/3-demethylubiquinol 3-O-methyltransferase UbiG — MSSGTLSTTCLSCGSDLPHRAELDGVVHRCDRCGFGWTVSDPDTAPVRYESEYFTGGGYEDYFQPAPRRFEAARRLRWLSGLVRPSTLVEAGCAGGYFLEAARDAGFAVTGVELSRTAANFATERLGVPVLQGRFEQVAATLRADVVCAFHVLEHVDDPRLLLQTARQVLAPGGWLALEVPNIASVAAQRFGRQWPGLQPEYHRWHFTPESLTKLLVGSGFDVVRRDTAVFRYYMPLRYRLRHARQVLPPDLISMRSPRLTHPWRADLLRVIARRPTSGRSDR; from the coding sequence ATGAGTTCCGGAACCCTTTCCACGACCTGCCTCAGTTGCGGCAGCGATCTACCCCACCGGGCCGAACTGGACGGCGTCGTGCACCGGTGCGACCGTTGCGGTTTCGGCTGGACCGTGTCGGATCCGGACACCGCGCCGGTGCGGTACGAGTCGGAGTACTTCACCGGCGGCGGCTACGAGGACTACTTCCAGCCGGCGCCCCGACGGTTCGAGGCCGCCCGGCGGCTGCGCTGGCTCTCCGGCCTGGTCCGGCCCTCGACGCTGGTGGAGGCGGGGTGCGCCGGCGGGTACTTCCTGGAGGCCGCGCGTGACGCCGGCTTCGCGGTGACCGGTGTGGAGCTGTCCCGGACGGCCGCGAACTTCGCCACCGAGCGGCTCGGGGTGCCGGTCCTGCAGGGCCGCTTCGAACAGGTGGCGGCGACGCTGCGTGCCGACGTGGTCTGCGCCTTCCACGTCCTGGAACACGTGGACGACCCGCGGCTGCTCCTGCAGACGGCGCGTCAGGTGCTGGCCCCCGGCGGATGGTTGGCACTGGAGGTGCCGAACATCGCCTCGGTGGCCGCCCAGCGGTTCGGGCGGCAGTGGCCCGGCCTGCAACCGGAGTACCACCGCTGGCACTTCACCCCGGAGTCGTTGACGAAGCTGCTGGTCGGCTCCGGCTTCGACGTCGTCCGGCGGGACACGGCGGTGTTCCGGTACTACATGCCGCTGCGCTACCGCCTCCGGCACGCGCGCCAGGTGCTGCCGCCCGACCTGATCAGCATGCGCTCGCCCCGGTTGACCCATCCGTGGCGAGCGGACCTGCTGCGGGTGATCGCCCGCAGACCGACGTCCGGACGGAGTGACCGATGA
- a CDS encoding NAD-dependent epimerase/dehydratase family protein, translated as MDMTSTQTGATAPATSAPNRVLVTGGAGFIGSNVVARLMLMGIHVKVLDDFSTGRVENLADAAYGGLSQSDVLKGDIRTAEAMEVIHDWEPDVVVHLAAQGSLPAAQESPLFDADVNIFGTINVIDACVRSGVRLFVHAASSAIYGSVPADSLPLRENRPLAVTTPYGISKAVGVCYLDWYRREHDLAYTALAFGNVYGPPPAGGGGGSGVVGRMLEALLDGRPPTIHGDGRQTRDFVHITDVADAVARACHHPGAGLLNIATGRQTSVNDVFRLLRSTVGVDIDAHHVPHPDPQEARRMALDGSKALAQLGWRPTLGVAEGIQLTAREARRRRGGATQRGHQPRQPQTAEPAPAAASAAR; from the coding sequence ATGGACATGACGTCCACCCAGACCGGGGCGACCGCGCCCGCCACCTCGGCCCCGAACCGCGTACTCGTGACCGGTGGTGCCGGCTTCATCGGCAGCAACGTCGTCGCCCGGCTCATGCTGATGGGCATTCACGTCAAGGTGTTGGACGACTTCTCCACCGGCCGGGTGGAGAACCTCGCGGACGCCGCGTACGGCGGTCTGTCCCAGTCGGACGTCCTGAAGGGCGACATCCGCACCGCCGAGGCGATGGAGGTGATCCACGACTGGGAGCCGGACGTGGTGGTGCATCTCGCGGCGCAGGGCAGCCTGCCCGCGGCCCAGGAGTCGCCGCTGTTCGACGCCGACGTCAACATCTTCGGGACCATCAACGTGATCGACGCCTGCGTGCGCAGCGGGGTCCGGCTCTTCGTCCACGCGGCCAGCAGCGCCATCTACGGCAGCGTGCCGGCGGACAGCCTGCCGCTGCGCGAGAACCGTCCGCTGGCGGTGACGACGCCGTACGGGATCAGCAAGGCGGTCGGGGTCTGCTACCTGGACTGGTACCGGCGGGAGCACGACCTGGCCTACACCGCCCTGGCCTTCGGCAACGTCTACGGCCCGCCCCCGGCGGGCGGGGGCGGCGGGTCCGGCGTGGTCGGCCGGATGCTGGAGGCGCTGCTGGACGGGCGACCGCCGACGATCCACGGTGACGGCCGGCAGACCCGCGACTTCGTGCACATCACGGACGTGGCCGACGCGGTGGCCCGGGCCTGCCACCACCCGGGTGCCGGGCTGCTCAACATCGCGACCGGCCGGCAGACCAGCGTCAACGACGTCTTCCGGCTGCTGCGCTCGACGGTCGGCGTCGACATCGACGCGCACCACGTGCCGCACCCGGACCCCCAGGAGGCGCGCCGGATGGCGCTGGACGGCAGCAAGGCGCTCGCGCAGCTCGGCTGGCGCCCCACCCTCGGGGTGGCCGAGGGGATACAACTGACCGCCCGGGAGGCGCGGCGACGCAGAGGCGGGGCGACGCAGCGCGGACACCAGCCCCGCCAGCCACAGACGGCCGAGCCCGCGCCGGCGGCGGCGAGCGCCGCCCGCTGA
- a CDS encoding sugar transferase, translating into MGRSPISVPADRRSAGTAGHEDCRPAGITRSGNARRTPGRQSGIPARHRAVVVEPAPGSATDRDRLDAEFDVVLRLPADTGGERLAAALRRLRPQLLLLKDSLESVDASTVAVCRQFGVEIFVLARPAYGLLPTPSLRRFGGLPWIRLRSGQGRRTGERVKRAIDLGIVALSAVLVLPLVASIAIAVSFTGPPFYRQRRVGAGGHHFHMIKFRTMRPGAERDSGPVLAQPGDARITRIGGFLRRTRLDELPQLWNVVRGEMSLVGPRPERPEFITGFRQLPHYDLRHLIRPGLTGLAQLTGGYAATVEEKLRCDLLYLNCRSLRMDLTLLALTALELVRGFPRG; encoded by the coding sequence GTGGGGCGATCACCGATCAGCGTTCCGGCCGACCGGCGATCGGCGGGCACGGCGGGACACGAGGACTGCCGACCGGCGGGCATCACCCGGTCCGGCAACGCCCGGCGTACCCCCGGCCGGCAGTCGGGGATCCCGGCCCGGCACCGTGCCGTGGTGGTGGAGCCGGCGCCGGGTTCGGCGACCGACCGCGACCGGCTCGACGCGGAGTTCGACGTCGTCCTGCGGCTGCCCGCCGACACCGGGGGCGAACGCCTGGCCGCCGCGCTGCGGCGGCTGCGCCCCCAACTGTTGCTGCTCAAGGACTCGCTGGAAAGCGTCGACGCCTCGACCGTGGCCGTGTGCCGGCAGTTCGGGGTGGAGATCTTCGTGCTGGCCCGGCCCGCCTACGGCCTGCTGCCCACGCCGAGCCTGCGCCGGTTCGGCGGGCTGCCGTGGATCAGACTCAGGTCGGGGCAGGGTCGCCGCACCGGCGAGCGGGTCAAGCGGGCGATCGATCTCGGCATCGTCGCGCTCAGCGCGGTGCTGGTGCTTCCGCTGGTGGCCAGCATCGCGATCGCCGTGTCGTTCACCGGTCCGCCGTTCTACCGCCAGCGGCGCGTCGGGGCGGGCGGTCACCACTTCCACATGATCAAGTTCCGCACCATGCGGCCCGGCGCGGAACGGGACAGCGGACCGGTGCTCGCCCAGCCGGGGGACGCCCGGATCACCCGGATCGGCGGGTTCCTGCGTCGCACCCGGCTGGACGAACTCCCGCAACTGTGGAACGTCGTGCGCGGCGAGATGAGCCTGGTCGGTCCCCGGCCGGAGCGGCCCGAGTTCATCACCGGGTTCCGGCAACTGCCGCACTACGACCTGCGACACCTGATTCGACCCGGTCTCACCGGCCTCGCCCAACTCACCGGCGGCTACGCGGCCACCGTGGAGGAGAAGCTTCGCTGCGATCTGCTCTACCTGAACTGCCGGTCGCTGCGGATGGACCTGACCCTGCTGGCGCTGACCGCGCTGGAACTCGTCCGGGGGTTCCCCCGTGGCTAG
- a CDS encoding lipopolysaccharide biosynthesis protein, translating into MASATGTDGGRLVRNTLSMLGARIVVALTGLVAMPVVYQHLGPAAFGVWVLLTGLFAIATLLDLGLGAALVREVAAVPTDTAPSRVIRRLLGLGLAWGLVLGTLVSGAFAVGWPWIAQLLRLGELTRDAWHATLWLLLGVVAGGVELPWRAVLEGVQRYGALALVTAVTAVVGAVLAIVAVRLGGGIVGLAASTAATGVIRALVLAGMAERWYRHLTPASAGWPGATCVGWADTGCGCRPPTGPPRSTWSWTGWCWAGSSGRPWPATSISAPGCSTCCGCRPAWACWCCFPRPSGGPPPRAGPGWTRST; encoded by the coding sequence GTGGCTAGCGCGACCGGCACCGACGGCGGACGGCTGGTCCGCAACACGCTGAGCATGCTGGGCGCCCGGATCGTGGTGGCGCTGACCGGCCTGGTCGCCATGCCCGTCGTCTACCAGCACCTCGGCCCGGCGGCGTTCGGCGTCTGGGTGCTGCTGACCGGGCTGTTCGCGATCGCCACGCTGTTGGACCTCGGCCTCGGCGCCGCCCTCGTCCGCGAGGTGGCGGCCGTACCGACCGACACCGCGCCGTCCCGGGTGATCCGCCGGCTGCTCGGCCTGGGGCTGGCCTGGGGGCTGGTGCTGGGCACGCTCGTCTCCGGCGCCTTCGCCGTGGGTTGGCCGTGGATCGCGCAACTGCTGCGGCTGGGCGAGCTGACCCGCGACGCCTGGCACGCCACCCTGTGGCTGCTGCTCGGCGTGGTCGCCGGCGGTGTGGAACTGCCCTGGCGGGCCGTGCTGGAGGGGGTCCAACGCTACGGCGCGCTGGCGCTGGTGACCGCCGTCACCGCCGTGGTCGGCGCCGTTCTGGCGATCGTCGCGGTCCGCCTCGGCGGCGGGATCGTCGGGCTGGCCGCCAGCACCGCGGCCACCGGCGTGATCCGGGCGCTCGTGCTCGCCGGCATGGCCGAGCGGTGGTACCGGCACCTGACCCCCGCCTCGGCCGGCTGGCCGGGCGCGACCTGCGTCGGGTGGGCGGATACGGGCTGCGGGTGCAGGCCTCCAACGGGTCCGCCGCGGTCAACGTGGAGCTGGACCGGCTGGTGCTGGGCGGGTTCTTCGGGCCGACCGTGGCCGGCGACGTCGATCTCGGCACCCGGCTGCTCAACCTGTTGCGGCTGCCGCCCAGCCTGGGCCTGCTGGTGCTGTTTCCCACGGCCGTCCGGCGGGCCGCCACCGAGGGCCGGGCCTGGCTGGACACGTTCTACCTGA
- a CDS encoding glycosyltransferase: MPIEIQSLAVLNTAAFLLCVYFCAYVLSILVLHLRTQRSTGGDHTRFDWHVVIPCRNESSVIAGTLHRLLRDLPEVTVWCVDDASEDGTGAILHSFAADPRVRIVSRRLPDAMQGKGAALNAAWQAIESRLPAQTDPERIIVGVLDADSYLDPRCRAALAGPRYFGSADVAAVQVEVRMMQCARPSTGLGRLSRLLVRLQDMEFRAPIAAMQSLRRRTASVAMGGNGQFTRASLLKQLAAAHGTPWHGALLEDFELGLHILLQGSRTEYCPETWVAQEALTRVRPLIRQRARWAQGSMQCARYLGAVLHSRRIGNSATLEIAHFLAAPWFQLIGTPIYLGCLAVLGWYVARTPDGLLGWWTAGGWG, from the coding sequence GTGCCCATTGAGATCCAGTCGCTCGCCGTCCTGAACACCGCGGCGTTCCTGCTCTGCGTCTACTTCTGCGCCTACGTGCTGAGCATCCTGGTGCTGCACCTGCGCACGCAGCGCTCCACCGGCGGCGACCACACCCGCTTCGACTGGCACGTCGTCATTCCGTGCCGCAACGAGAGCAGCGTCATCGCCGGCACCCTGCACCGGCTGCTCCGCGACCTGCCCGAGGTCACGGTCTGGTGCGTCGACGACGCATCCGAGGACGGCACCGGCGCGATCCTGCACTCGTTCGCCGCCGATCCCCGGGTCCGGATCGTGTCCCGGCGGCTGCCGGACGCGATGCAGGGCAAGGGGGCCGCGCTCAACGCCGCCTGGCAGGCGATCGAATCCCGGCTGCCGGCCCAGACCGATCCCGAACGCATCATCGTCGGCGTCCTGGACGCCGACAGCTACCTGGACCCCCGCTGCCGTGCCGCGCTCGCCGGCCCCCGCTACTTCGGATCCGCGGACGTGGCCGCCGTACAGGTCGAGGTCCGGATGATGCAGTGCGCCCGGCCCAGCACCGGTCTCGGGCGGCTGTCCCGGCTGCTGGTCCGGCTGCAGGACATGGAGTTCCGGGCACCGATCGCCGCCATGCAGTCCCTGCGCCGGCGCACCGCCAGCGTCGCCATGGGCGGCAACGGCCAGTTCACCCGCGCGTCCCTGCTGAAGCAACTCGCCGCCGCGCACGGCACCCCGTGGCACGGCGCGCTGCTGGAGGACTTCGAACTCGGCCTGCACATCCTGCTCCAGGGCAGCCGCACCGAGTACTGCCCCGAGACCTGGGTCGCCCAGGAGGCGCTGACCCGGGTCCGGCCGCTCATCCGGCAACGCGCCCGCTGGGCGCAGGGCTCGATGCAGTGTGCCCGCTACCTGGGCGCCGTCCTGCACTCCCGGCGCATCGGCAACTCCGCCACCCTGGAGATCGCACACTTCCTCGCCGCCCCCTGGTTCCAGCTCATCGGCACCCCGATCTACCTCGGCTGTCTGGCCGTCCTCGGCTGGTACGTCGCCCGCACTCCCGACGGCCTCCTCGGCTGGTGGACCGCGGGCGGCTGGGGGTGA